The genomic window CGGCGGCGACCAGCGCCGTCAGCGCAGCCTCGTCCATCCCTGCCCCCCTCTTGTCGGATCAGACGCCGAGCGCCGTGAGCACCACGGACCTGGCCTCCTCCTGGACCTGGCGCAGATGGTCCGGGCCGAGGAACGACTCGCCGTAGATCTTGTAGACGTCCTCGGTGCCCGAAGGGCGGGCCGCGAACCAGGCGTTGGCGGTGGCCACCTTGATGCCGCCGAGGGCTGCGCCGTTGCCGGGTGCCTCGGTGAGCACCGTGGTGACCGGCTCTCCGGCGAGGGTGTCGGCGGTGACCTGGCGCGGGGACAACTTGGCGAGCAGGGCCTTCTCCTCGCGGGAGGCCGGGGCGTCGACGCGCGCGTAGGCGGGGGCGCCGAAGCGGTCGGTGAGCCGACCGTAGTGCTGCGACGGGGTCTTGCCCGTGACCGCCGTGATCTCGGAGGCGAGCAGGGCCAGGGTGATGCCGTCCTTGTCGGTGGTCCACACCGAGCCGTCCCGGCGCAGGAAGGACGCGCCCGCCGACTCCTCGCCGCCGAAGCCGAGCGTGCCGTCGGACAGGCCGTCCACGAACCACTTGAAGCCGACGGGGACTTCGACCAGCGGGCGGCCGACGTCCGCCGCGACCCGGTCGATCATGCTCGACGACACCAGGGTCTTGCCGATTCCGGCCCCGGCGGGCCACTGCTGCCGGTGGGAGAACAGGTACGAGATCGCCACGGCCAGATAGTGGTTGGGGTTCATCAGACCCGCGTCCGGCGTGACGATGCCGTGCCGGTCGGCGTCGGCGTCGTTGCCGGTGGCGATGTCGAACCGGTCGCGCTGCTCGATGAGCGAGGCCATGGCGTACGGCGAGGAGCAGTCCATGCGGATCTTGCCGTCCCAGTCGAGCGTCATGAAGCGCCAGGTGGGGTCGGTGAGCGGATTGACCACCGTGAGGTCGAGCCGGTGCTGTTCGGCGATACGGCCCCAGTAGGCGACCGAGGCGCCGCCCAGCGGATCGGCGCCGATGCGCACTCCGGCGGACCGGATCGCCTCCAGGTCCAGGACGTTCGGCAGGTCGGCCACGTAGCTGCCGAGGTAGTCGTGGCGGCCCGTGCCGGGTGCGGTCAGGGCGCGGCTGTAGGGGATGCGCCGTACGTCCTTCAGACCGCCGGTGATGATCTCGTTGGCCCGATCCTGGATCCAGGAGGTCGCCTCGGATCCGGC from Streptomyces sp. DSM 40750 includes these protein-coding regions:
- the pgm gene encoding phosphoglucomutase (alpha-D-glucose-1,6-bisphosphate-dependent), whose protein sequence is MQNARAGQATGPEDLIDVARLVTAYYALHPDPAEPGQRVAFGTSGHRGSSLAAAFNEDHIAATSQAICEYRAAQGTDGPLFLGADTHALSEPARITALEVFAANEVTVLIDQADGYTPTPAVSHAILTHNRSRTSGLADGVVVTPSHNPPADGGFKYNPPNGGPAGSEATSWIQDRANEIITGGLKDVRRIPYSRALTAPGTGRHDYLGSYVADLPNVLDLEAIRSAGVRIGADPLGGASVAYWGRIAEQHRLDLTVVNPLTDPTWRFMTLDWDGKIRMDCSSPYAMASLIEQRDRFDIATGNDADADRHGIVTPDAGLMNPNHYLAVAISYLFSHRQQWPAGAGIGKTLVSSSMIDRVAADVGRPLVEVPVGFKWFVDGLSDGTLGFGGEESAGASFLRRDGSVWTTDKDGITLALLASEITAVTGKTPSQHYGRLTDRFGAPAYARVDAPASREEKALLAKLSPRQVTADTLAGEPVTTVLTEAPGNGAALGGIKVATANAWFAARPSGTEDVYKIYGESFLGPDHLRQVQEEARSVVLTALGV